The DNA window AGTCGTCACGGTTTGCCCGTATTGTGCATCAGGTTGCAAAATTAACCTGGTGGTCAATAACGGCAAAATCGTCAGGGCGGAAGCGGCACAGGGGAAAACCAACCAGGGAACTCTGTGTCTGAAGGGCTATTACGGCTGGGATTTCATTAACGATACCCAGATCCTGACCCCGCGTCTGAAAACCCCTATGATCCGTCGCCAGCGTGGCGGCAAACTTGAATCCGTCTCCTGGGACGAAGCGCTGAATTACGTTGCCGATCGCCTGAGCGCGATCAAAGCGAAATACGGTCCGGATGCTATTCAAACTACCGGTTCCTCACGCGGAACGGGTAATGAAACTAACTATGTAATGCAAAAATTTGCGCGCGCCGTTATTGGTACCAATAACGTCGACTGCTGCGCACGCGTCTGACACGGCCCATCGGTTGCAGGTCTGCACCAGTCGGTCGGTAACGGCGCAATGAGTAATGCCATCAATGAGATTGATAATACGGATCTCGTATTCATCTTTGGGTACAACCCGGCAGACTCTCACCCTATCGTGGCGAATCATGTGATTAACGCCAAACGTAATGGGGCAAAAATTATCGTCTGCGATCCGCGCAAAATTGAAACGGCGCGCATTGCTGATATGCACCTCGCATTGAAAAACGGCTCGAATATCGCGCTGTTGAATGCGTTTGGTCATGTCATTATTGAAGAAAAACTGTACGACCAGGCGTTTATTACCGCGCGTACGGAAGGCTTCGAAGAGTACCGTAAAATTGTCGAAGGCTATACGCCGGAGTCCGTTGAGGACATTACCGGTATCAGCGCTGACGACATTCGCAAATGCGCACGGATGTACGCAGGTGCTAAATCTGCCGCTATTCTGTGGGGCATGGGCGTTACCCAGTTCTATCAGGGTGTGGAAACCGTGCGTTCACTGACCAGCCTCGCGATGTTGACCGGTAACCTGGGCAAACCGAGTGTGGGTGTGAACCCGGTCCGCGGTCAGAACAACGTCCAGGGTGCATGTGATATGGGCGCGCTGCCGGATACCTATCCGGGTTACCAGTACGTTAAATACCCGGAAAATCGGGAAAAATTTGCCAAAGCCTGGGGCGTAGAAAGCTTGCCTGCCCACACCGGCTATCGCATTAGCGAACTGCCGCACCGTGCGGCACATGGCGAAGTCCGCGCAGCATACATCATGGGTGAAGATCCGCTCCAGACTGATGCAGAACTCTCTGCCGTACGTAAAGGCTTTGAAGATCTGGAACTGGTTATCGTGCAGGATATCTTCATGACCAAAACTGCCGCGGCAGCAGACGTTATTTTACCGTCTACGTCGTGGGGAGAGCATGAAGGTGTCTTCTCTGCCGCTGACCGTGGTTTCCAGCGCTTCTTTAAAGCGGTGGAACCTAAATGGGATCTGAAAACCGACTGGCAAATCATCAGTGAGATCGCCACCCGCATGGGTTATCCGATGCACTATCGCAATACTCAGGAAATCTGGGATGAGTTGCGCAGTTTGTGTCCGGAATTCTACGGTGCGACATACGAGAAGATGGGCGAACTGGGCTATATCCAGTGGCCATGCCGGGACACATCGGATGCGGACCAGGGAACGTCATATCTCTTCAAAGAGAAGTTTGATACCCCGAACGGTCTGGCACAGTTCTTTACCTGTGACTGGGTTGCACCTATCGATAAGCTTACCGACGAGTATCCCATGGTACTTTCTACCGTGCGTGAAGTCGGCCATTACTCCTGTCGTTCGATGACCGGAAACTGTGCTGCACTGGCTGCACTGGCAGATGAACCGGGCTATGCGCAAATCAACACTGCTGACGCGGCGCGTCTGGGTATTGAAGATGAAGCGCTGATATGGGTCAATTCCCGTAAAGGCCGGATTATTACGCGTGCCCAGGTCAGCGATCGTCCTAATAAAGGGGCGATTTATATGACCTACCAGTGGTGGATTGGTGCCTGTAACGAGCTGGTTACTGAAAACTTAAGTCCGATTACCAAAACGCCGGAGTACAAATACTGCGCGGTTAACGTTGAACGCATTGCCGATCAACGTGCCGCCGAGCAGTATGTGATCGATGAGTACACCAAACTGAAAGCCAGCCTGCGCGAAAGTGCAATGGGTTAATCTTTTAGCTTACCGATATCATTAATAAAAGCGGCGATAATATTTGCCGCTTTTTTATTTGCGCAGGATATTAATAAGGAAAAGTTGTGGATCTGCTTCCAGATTAATGTAATTACTCATGCATAAATTACATTACATTTTCGCTTTCGTTTAGCGATAAAAAGAATATGCTATTTCGCGGGTGCTTAAGGCTTTCTGTCTTAAGCACGTTTGAGGGACAGAAAGCAGAAAGCCCCGGGCAATGTTTCCATTAACCCGAGGCTATCCCTCAACTCCGAACAAGTTGAGATTAGCCTCTTACCCTTACGTTTGCAAGGAGTAAAAGGCATGACGCCATTGAAATATGTGTTAGCCATTTTAGTTGTGGTTTGTCTGACCATAGTGATATTTACCTTTATTAATCGCGGCAGGTTATGCGAGTTAACAATAAAGAGTAGGCATCAGGAGGTGGCGGCGAAATTAGCCTGTACGGCTAATTAAAATCAACAGGCGGGGAAACCCGCCTGTTCTTTTCCGGAGCAGAGGCCTTAATGCACCCGTTAATTACTGATTCGCCGTCTTATCAAATTTCCCCAGCATTTCACGTTCGTAGGCCAGCGCTTTTTTGCGGTCAAACTTGTGCTCCCACTTGGCGATAACCAGCACGGCCAGCGCGTTACCGACGACGTTTAACGCGGTACGCGCCATGTCGAGGATACGATCAACACCGGCAATAAATGCCAGCCCTTCCAGCGGAATACCGACGCTGCCAAGCGTTGCCAGCAGTACCACAAAAGAAACGCCCGGTACGCCAGCAATGCCTTTTGAGGTCACCATCAGCGTCAGCACGAGAATAATTTCCTGGCTCAGGGACAGATCGATACCGTAGAGCTGAGCAATAAAGATGGCCGCAATACTCTGATAGAGTGTAGATCCATCAAGGTTGAATGAATAACCGGTAGGCACGACAAAGCTGGTTATCGACGCCGGTGCGCCGTAGGCTTCCATTTTCTCAATGATACGCGGCAGAACGCTTTCAGAACTGGCGGTTGAATAGGCCAGGATCAGTTCTTCTTTCAGGATGCGGATCAGCGTCCAGATACGTAATTTACATATCCGCGCCACGGTACCGAGAACCACCAGCGCAAAGAAAATAATGGCGAAGTGCACCAGGATAACCAGTTTGGCCAGCGGCCATAGCGAGGCAAAACCAAAGTTCGCTACGGTGACGGAAATCAGGGCAAATACCCCAATCGGCGCATAGCGCATTACCATGTGCGTGACTTTAAACATGGTTTCCGAAATAGAACGGAAGACGGTGACCAGCGGTTCACGATGTGTGGCTGGCAAAGACGACAAACCGAGGCCGAACAGTACGGAAAAGAAGATAATCGCCAGCATATCGCCTTTTGCCATCGACGCGATGATATTGGTCGGAACCAGCGACAGAATCGTGCCCATCAGCCCATGCGCATGGCTTTGCACTTCTGCTGTCGTACTTTGATATTTCGAAATATCCACGGTTGCCAGCTGCGCCATATCAATACCCGCGCCCGGCTGAAACACATTCGCCAGCGTAATACCAATAATAATGGCAATCGTCGTGATCACTTCGAAATATAAAATAGTCTTCGCGCCAATACGTCCGAGCTGTTTTGCATCACCGACGCCTGCGATCCCCACAATTAAAGTGGAAATAACAATAGGAACGACTATCATTTTGATGAGATGAATAAAGATATCACCGGCCGGTGAGAGCAGGTTTGCAATGAGCCATTCGCGGCTATCGCTTTGGTAATGAAGATAGCTTCCCAGGAGAATGCCCAGCACAAGGGCCAGCAAAATTTGCCATGCCAGGCTGAGTTTAAAAGTTTTCATAATAACGAACGTCCTTAACAAGCAGACCCACTCAAAATGCGAATGAGGCCGGGTGAGCGGTATGAAATTACGGTGCGTCCTTTTTTAGGATTTTTTGCGCGTATAATCAGTACCACTTGCGGCCTATAGTATGCAACCCTTTCCCGAGCGTGTAGTTGGCTCACAATGCACGTTTAAACTCAGGTTATTAACAGTTATGTTCTATAACCTTATGTTATAAATAAATAATTTAACGACCTGTTTTTAATAATTGCCAGGATAAATTATTATCCGTCAAAGAACTGATTGCTGCTTTTTCAAACACTACATTTATTGCGTGATCTGCCGCCCAAAAAATAAACAAAGCTTATCCACCCTCCTGTAATTAACGTTTATGTGACATATCATTAACATCTTACAAGGAGAAAAAAAGCCATGAGCCAAATTCACAAACATGCCATTCCCGCCAATATTGCGGAAAACTGCCTGATTAACCCGGAGCAGTATCAAGAGAAATATCAATTGTCCGTAACCGACCCGGATACTTTCTGGGGTGAACAGGGTAAAATCCTCGACTGGATAACACCGTATACAAAAGTCAAAAATACGTCTTTTGCGCCCGGCAACGTTTCCATCAAATGGTATGAAGACGGCACGCTGAATTTGGCGGCTAACTGCCTGGATCGCCATTTGCACGGGCACGGCGATCGGACTGCAATTATCTGGGAAGGCGATGATGCCACCCAGAGTAAACACATTTCTTATCGCCAGTTACATGAAGACGTTTGCCGCTTTGCTAATACCCTGACGGAGCTGGGGATTAAAAAAGGCGATGTTGTTGCTATTTATATGCCTATGGTACCGGAAGCTGCTGTCGCCATGCTGGCCTGCGCGCGAATTGGTGCGGTACATTCGGTGATTTTCGGCGGCTTTTCACCTGAAGCCGTGGCCGGGCGCATTATTGACTCAAGCTCACGGCTGGTCATTACCGCTGATGAAGGTATTCGTGCCGGCCGCAGTATTCCGCTGAAGAAAAACGTTGATGATGCGCTAAAAAATCCTCACGTAAAAAGCGTTGAGCACGTTATTGTCCTGAAGCGTACCGGTGGCGCCGTCGACTGGCAGGAAGGTCGCGATCTGTGGTGGAGCGATCTGATTGAAAAAGCCAGCGCACAGCACCAGCCTGAAGAGATGAATGCGGAAGACCCGCTGTTTATTCTCTATACCTCAGGTTCTACCGGCAAACCGAAAGGGGTACTGCATACTACCGGCGGCTATTTAGTTTATGCCGCCACGACCTTCAAATATGTCTTTGATTATAAAGAAGATGAAGTCTACTGGTGTACCGCAGATGTTGGCTGGGTCACCGGGCACAGCTATTTGCTGTACGGCCCTCTGGCCTGCGGAGCCACGACATTAATGTTTGAAGGCGTACCTAACTGGCCAACGCCGGCTCGCATGTCGCAGGTCGTCGACAAGCATCAGGTGAATATCCTGTATACCGCGCCGACGGCTATTCGTGCGCTGATGGCTGAAGGCGACAACGCTATTCAGGGCACCGAACGCAATTCACTGCGTATCCTGGGATCTGTTGGCGAGCCAATTAACCCGGAAGCGTGGGAGTGGTACTGGAAAAAGATCGGGAATGAAAAATGCCCGGTCATGGATACCTGGTGGCAAACTGAAACAGGCGGTTTCATGATCACTCCGCTTCCCGGTGCCATTGAACTCAAAGCCGGTTCCGCCACGCGGCCTTTCTTTGGCGTCCAGCCCGCGCTGGTCGATAACGAAGGTCATCCGCAGGAGGGCGCGACTGAAGGTAATCTGGTAATCGCTGATTCGTGGCCTGGTCAGGCGCGCACGCTGTTTGGCGATCACGAACGCTTCGAACAAACCTACTTTTCGACCTTCAAAAACTACTATTTTAGCGGTGACGGTGCCCGCCGGGATGAAGACGGTTACTACTGGATCACCGGCCGCGTCGATGATGTCCTGAATGTTTCTGGTCACCGCCTGGGCACTGCCGAAATCGAATCGGCGCTGGTGTCACACCCTAAAATCGCTGAAGCGGCGGTAGTCGGTATTCCTCATAATATTAAAGGCCAGGCGATTTACGCTTACGTCACCCTGAACCACGGCGAAGAACCTTCCGCTGAGCTATATACCGAGGTACGCAACTGGGTACGTAAGGAAATCGGTCCGCTGGCCACGCCGGACGTACTGCACTGGACTGACTCCCTGCCAAAAACCCGCTCCGGCAAAATTATGCGTCGTATCCTGCGCAAAATCGCCGCCGGCGACACCAGCAATCTGGGTGATACCTCGACACTAGCCGATCCTGGCGTTGTGGAAAAACTGCTCGAAGAGAAGCAGTCCCTGGCGATGCCGTCCTAGTCTCATCCCCACCTCTCCCGTAAAGGGAGAGGATAATTAAAACAAAACGTTACCCTACCTCTGGAGACTCTGTGATGAATGACACCATTTATCAGCGGATAGAAAGCAATGCGCATTTTCGGGAGCTGGTTGAAAAGCGGCAACGCTTCGCCTTTATGCTCTCGATCATTATGCTGATCATCTACGTTGGTTTTATTCTGCTGATTGCCTTTGCGCCGGGCTGGCTGGGCACCCCCTTATATGCCGGCACCAGCGTCACTCGCGGTATTCCTGTTGGGATTGGCGTAATCGTTATTTCATTCATCCTGACTGGCGTATACGTCTGGCGGGCAAACAGTGAATTTGATCGTCTTAACGCTGCCGTCATCCGCGAGGTCAACCAACCATGAAAAAAACCCTGACGGCGCTCGTCGCCACGTTGCCGGTTGCCGCCAGTGCGGCTGATGCGCTTACCGGCGCGGTAGAACGCCAGCCAACTAACTGGCAGGCCATTATCATGTTCCTGATTTTTGTCGCCTTTACACTTTATATTACCTACTGGGCCTCAAAACGGGTACGCTCACGTAACGACTATTATACGGCCGGTGGTAACATAACCGGCTTTCAGAATGGGCTGGCCATTGCGGGCGATTTCATGTCTGCGGCCTCCTTTCTCGGCATTTCCGCGCTGGTCTATACCTCCGGCTATGACGGACTGATTTACTCTCTCGGCTTCCTGGTCGGCTGGCCGATTATCCTGTTTTTGATTGCGGAAAGGCTGCGCAACCTTGGACGTTTTACTTTTGCAGACGTTGCCTCCTACCGTCTGAAACAGGGCCCCATTCGTATTCTCTCTGCCTGCGGCTCGCTGGTCGTTGTCGCGCTATATCTGATCGCTCAGATGGTCGGCGCGGGTAAGTTGATCGAACTGCTGTTTGGCCTTAATTACCATGTTGCAGTGGTGCTGGTTGGCGTGTTGATGGTGATGTACGTCCTGTTTGGCGGTATGCTGGCAACCACCTGGGTGCAGATTATTAAAGCCGTACTGCTGCTGTTCGGCGCAAGTTTTATGGCCTTTATGGTAATGAAGCATGTGGGCTTTAGCTTCAGCAATCTGTTCTCTGAGGCGATGGCGGTTCACCCCAAAGGGGTGGCGATCATGAGCCCTGGCGGGCTGGTTAAAGATCCGATATCTGCGCTGTCGCTCGGGCTGGGTCTAATGTTTGGTACCGCCGGACTCCCGCACATTCTGATGCGTTTCTTCACCGTCAGCGATGCCCGTGAAGCGCGTAAGAGCGTTTTCTATGCCACCGGATTTATGGGTTATTTCTATATTTTGACTTTTATAATCGGCTTTGGCGCGATCATGCTGGTTGGGGCAAATCCGGCCTTTAAAGATGCTGCCGGGGTATTGATTGGTGGTAATAATATGGCCGCCGTTCACCTGGCAAATGCGGTAGGAGGAAACCTGTTCCTTGGCTTTATCTCTGCTGTCGCCTTCGCCACTATTTTGGCGGTCGTCGCCGGGCTGACGCTGGCTGGCGCATCGGCGGTCTCACACGATCTCTATGCTAACGTGTTTCGCAAAGGAGCTTCGGAACGTGATGAATTGCGCGTATCAAAAATCACCGTTCTGGTGCTGGGCGTAGTGGCGATCCTGCTGGGTATTCTGTTTGAAAATCAGAATATCGCCTTTATGGTTGGACTGGCCTTCTCTATCGCCGCCAGCTGTAACTTCCCGATCATCCTGCTCTCCATGTACTGGTCGAAGCTGACCACGCGCGGGGCGATGATTGGCGGCTGGCTGGGGCTGCTAACCGCTGTGATCCTGATGATCCTTGGCCCGACTATTTGGGTCCAGATCCTCGGTCACGCGACCGCCATCTTCCCGTACGAGTATCCGGCGTTGTTCTCGATTGCCGTGGCATTTATTGGTATCTGGGTCTTCTCGGCGACCGATAATACGGCGTCAGGCAAGCTGGAGCGCGAGCAATTCCGCGCCCAGTTTATTCGCTCTCAGACCGGGATTGGTATCGATCAGGGTCGCGCGCATTAATAATGACGTTATGCCCCGGTCATCCGACCGGGGATGTTCAAAACATGAGCCAGGCGACCAGCGGTGCAACCAGCACCATCACAATACCCGATAGCATCATCACCAGACTGGCAATAACGCCCTCCTGCGGACCTAATTCCCACGACCGCGCCGTACCCGCGCCATGCGAAGCAGCTCCAAATCCGGCCCCTTTCGCCATGCCTGCCTGAATCGACAGTCGCAGAAATAGCATATCGCCCACCGCCATACCGAATACCCCCGTCACAACAACAAATAATGCGACCAGGTCGGGCTGTCCGCCCAGAGGCCGCGCCGCAGCCAGCGCAAAGGGCGTCGTGACAGAACGCACTGCCAGGCTACGCTGAATAGTATCGGGCAGCATAAACACGCGCGCCAGCCAGACGGAACTGGTAACCGCGACGAAGGTGGCGGTAATGACGCCCGCCGACAGCGACATCCAGTGACGGCGGATCACCGCCAGATTGTCGTAAACTGGTACCGCGAATGCGAGAGTTGCCGGCCCCAGCAGCCACAGTAGCCAGTGAGATTCGCCCATATAGCTTTGATACGAGATATGGCCGAGGATCAGCATTAATACCAGCAGCACGGGTGTCAGCACCAGCGGCATCAGTGGCAGCCTGTGGAATCGTCGGTACAAGCGCTTGTTGGCATAATACAGTCCCAGCGTCACGGCCAGGCAGAGCAGGTTAAGCAGCAGATTATTCATCGTTTAGCCTGCGCATTTCGTAACGCCAGACCCGATCAACAACCCAGGCGGTGGTGCCAAGCACCAGTAGCGTACTGATCGCGATCACTGAAAAAATACGCCAGCCGTCCACCATCAGCAGCTGTACATAATTCACTACCGCCACGACCGCCGGAACGAAAAACAGCAGCATTTCGGCCAGCAACCAGCGTGAACCCGCGCGCAGCCAGGCCAGTGGGATCACCCGGCAGGCAATGAGTACCAACAGTATTAACATCCCCACCAGATTTGCCGGCAGAGGTAAATGCAACCATGCGACGAGATACTCAGCAATAACAAAAAATCCGGCGTACAGTAGAACCTGCACCGGTGTCTGGAGGTGTTGAAAAAAAGCAGGCATCACGCGCCCGGCGGCCACAGCCATGAAGAAAATTCCTGAGAATAGGAT is part of the Klebsiella sp. RIT-PI-d genome and encodes:
- the gltP gene encoding glutamate/aspartate:proton symporter GltP, which gives rise to MKTFKLSLAWQILLALVLGILLGSYLHYQSDSREWLIANLLSPAGDIFIHLIKMIVVPIVISTLIVGIAGVGDAKQLGRIGAKTILYFEVITTIAIIIGITLANVFQPGAGIDMAQLATVDISKYQSTTAEVQSHAHGLMGTILSLVPTNIIASMAKGDMLAIIFFSVLFGLGLSSLPATHREPLVTVFRSISETMFKVTHMVMRYAPIGVFALISVTVANFGFASLWPLAKLVILVHFAIIFFALVVLGTVARICKLRIWTLIRILKEELILAYSTASSESVLPRIIEKMEAYGAPASITSFVVPTGYSFNLDGSTLYQSIAAIFIAQLYGIDLSLSQEIILVLTLMVTSKGIAGVPGVSFVVLLATLGSVGIPLEGLAFIAGVDRILDMARTALNVVGNALAVLVIAKWEHKFDRKKALAYEREMLGKFDKTANQ
- a CDS encoding CidA/LrgA family protein, with amino-acid sequence MAVAAGRVMPAFFQHLQTPVQVLLYAGFFVIAEYLVAWLHLPLPANLVGMLILLVLIACRVIPLAWLRAGSRWLLAEMLLFFVPAVVAVVNYVQLLMVDGWRIFSVIAISTLLVLGTTAWVVDRVWRYEMRRLNDE
- a CDS encoding DUF485 domain-containing protein, giving the protein MNDTIYQRIESNAHFRELVEKRQRFAFMLSIIMLIIYVGFILLIAFAPGWLGTPLYAGTSVTRGIPVGIGVIVISFILTGVYVWRANSEFDRLNAAVIREVNQP
- a CDS encoding LrgB family protein; this encodes MNNLLLNLLCLAVTLGLYYANKRLYRRFHRLPLMPLVLTPVLLVLMLILGHISYQSYMGESHWLLWLLGPATLAFAVPVYDNLAVIRRHWMSLSAGVITATFVAVTSSVWLARVFMLPDTIQRSLAVRSVTTPFALAAARPLGGQPDLVALFVVVTGVFGMAVGDMLFLRLSIQAGMAKGAGFGAASHGAGTARSWELGPQEGVIASLVMMLSGIVMVLVAPLVAWLMF
- the acs gene encoding acetate--CoA ligase, whose translation is MSQIHKHAIPANIAENCLINPEQYQEKYQLSVTDPDTFWGEQGKILDWITPYTKVKNTSFAPGNVSIKWYEDGTLNLAANCLDRHLHGHGDRTAIIWEGDDATQSKHISYRQLHEDVCRFANTLTELGIKKGDVVAIYMPMVPEAAVAMLACARIGAVHSVIFGGFSPEAVAGRIIDSSSRLVITADEGIRAGRSIPLKKNVDDALKNPHVKSVEHVIVLKRTGGAVDWQEGRDLWWSDLIEKASAQHQPEEMNAEDPLFILYTSGSTGKPKGVLHTTGGYLVYAATTFKYVFDYKEDEVYWCTADVGWVTGHSYLLYGPLACGATTLMFEGVPNWPTPARMSQVVDKHQVNILYTAPTAIRALMAEGDNAIQGTERNSLRILGSVGEPINPEAWEWYWKKIGNEKCPVMDTWWQTETGGFMITPLPGAIELKAGSATRPFFGVQPALVDNEGHPQEGATEGNLVIADSWPGQARTLFGDHERFEQTYFSTFKNYYFSGDGARRDEDGYYWITGRVDDVLNVSGHRLGTAEIESALVSHPKIAEAAVVGIPHNIKGQAIYAYVTLNHGEEPSAELYTEVRNWVRKEIGPLATPDVLHWTDSLPKTRSGKIMRRILRKIAAGDTSNLGDTSTLADPGVVEKLLEEKQSLAMPS
- the fdhF gene encoding formate dehydrogenase subunit alpha; translation: MKKVVTVCPYCASGCKINLVVNNGKIVRAEAAQGKTNQGTLCLKGYYGWDFINDTQILTPRLKTPMIRRQRGGKLESVSWDEALNYVADRLSAIKAKYGPDAIQTTGSSRGTGNETNYVMQKFARAVIGTNNVDCCARVUHGPSVAGLHQSVGNGAMSNAINEIDNTDLVFIFGYNPADSHPIVANHVINAKRNGAKIIVCDPRKIETARIADMHLALKNGSNIALLNAFGHVIIEEKLYDQAFITARTEGFEEYRKIVEGYTPESVEDITGISADDIRKCARMYAGAKSAAILWGMGVTQFYQGVETVRSLTSLAMLTGNLGKPSVGVNPVRGQNNVQGACDMGALPDTYPGYQYVKYPENREKFAKAWGVESLPAHTGYRISELPHRAAHGEVRAAYIMGEDPLQTDAELSAVRKGFEDLELVIVQDIFMTKTAAAADVILPSTSWGEHEGVFSAADRGFQRFFKAVEPKWDLKTDWQIISEIATRMGYPMHYRNTQEIWDELRSLCPEFYGATYEKMGELGYIQWPCRDTSDADQGTSYLFKEKFDTPNGLAQFFTCDWVAPIDKLTDEYPMVLSTVREVGHYSCRSMTGNCAALAALADEPGYAQINTADAARLGIEDEALIWVNSRKGRIITRAQVSDRPNKGAIYMTYQWWIGACNELVTENLSPITKTPEYKYCAVNVERIADQRAAEQYVIDEYTKLKASLRESAMG
- a CDS encoding Hok/Gef family protein, giving the protein MTPLKYVLAILVVVCLTIVIFTFINRGRLCELTIKSRHQEVAAKLACTAN
- the actP gene encoding cation/acetate symporter ActP, which translates into the protein MKKTLTALVATLPVAASAADALTGAVERQPTNWQAIIMFLIFVAFTLYITYWASKRVRSRNDYYTAGGNITGFQNGLAIAGDFMSAASFLGISALVYTSGYDGLIYSLGFLVGWPIILFLIAERLRNLGRFTFADVASYRLKQGPIRILSACGSLVVVALYLIAQMVGAGKLIELLFGLNYHVAVVLVGVLMVMYVLFGGMLATTWVQIIKAVLLLFGASFMAFMVMKHVGFSFSNLFSEAMAVHPKGVAIMSPGGLVKDPISALSLGLGLMFGTAGLPHILMRFFTVSDAREARKSVFYATGFMGYFYILTFIIGFGAIMLVGANPAFKDAAGVLIGGNNMAAVHLANAVGGNLFLGFISAVAFATILAVVAGLTLAGASAVSHDLYANVFRKGASERDELRVSKITVLVLGVVAILLGILFENQNIAFMVGLAFSIAASCNFPIILLSMYWSKLTTRGAMIGGWLGLLTAVILMILGPTIWVQILGHATAIFPYEYPALFSIAVAFIGIWVFSATDNTASGKLEREQFRAQFIRSQTGIGIDQGRAH